A part of Melittangium boletus DSM 14713 genomic DNA contains:
- a CDS encoding rhomboid family intramembrane serine protease, which translates to MRPMRSMGGGGFGFAGVESMAAKLAIGLVAGSVIALAAGATRGGVGALLLLSPGGVLHNLWLWQPFTYAFVELNPLGIIFGALILYSIGGGLEMSWGSRRLLWVVWGGTVLAGFLTLLVGLVFPVNGVYTGGGVMTTLAWVAYGLSIGRGQANFWGIPISGNVLAGIGAGFVFLNTLTAGVASQVPEIFALIIAFAYVNGGSPRRVLLRVQHWRLQRQLRGRSRHLKVLSKEQDRPDDRYLN; encoded by the coding sequence ATGCGACCGATGCGCAGCATGGGCGGTGGGGGTTTTGGATTCGCGGGGGTGGAATCCATGGCCGCGAAGCTGGCGATCGGGCTGGTGGCCGGCTCGGTGATCGCGCTCGCGGCGGGTGCGACGCGGGGGGGAGTGGGGGCGTTGTTGCTGCTGTCGCCCGGGGGCGTGCTGCACAACCTCTGGCTGTGGCAGCCCTTCACCTACGCCTTCGTCGAACTGAATCCGCTGGGCATCATCTTCGGGGCCCTCATCCTCTACTCCATCGGAGGGGGACTGGAGATGTCGTGGGGGTCGCGCCGCCTGCTCTGGGTGGTGTGGGGCGGCACGGTGCTGGCGGGCTTCCTCACCCTGCTGGTGGGCCTCGTCTTCCCCGTGAATGGGGTCTACACGGGCGGCGGAGTGATGACGACGCTGGCGTGGGTGGCCTACGGCCTGTCCATCGGACGCGGTCAGGCCAACTTCTGGGGCATTCCCATCAGTGGCAACGTGCTGGCGGGCATTGGCGCGGGCTTCGTGTTTCTCAACACCCTCACGGCGGGGGTGGCCAGCCAGGTGCCGGAGATCTTCGCCCTCATCATCGCTTTCGCCTACGTGAACGGCGGCAGCCCCCGGCGCGTCCTGCTGCGCGTGCAGCACTGGCGGCTGCAGCGGCAACTGCGCGGACGCTCGCGCCACCTGAAAGTCCTCTCCAAGGAGCAGGATCGTCCGGACGACCGCTACCTGAACTGA
- a CDS encoding response regulator yields MKPRVLIVDDSWSMRQTLRFLLAPDFDCALAEDGVSALEHARTHPPDIIVSDVSMEGMDGYELCRRVRAEAPLREVPFLFLSGHEPRPDTPESDLPYLVKPVEPSRLIARLHELVTTSRPVPAQTGS; encoded by the coding sequence ATGAAGCCCAGAGTCCTGATCGTGGATGACTCGTGGTCCATGCGCCAGACACTGCGGTTCCTGTTGGCTCCGGACTTCGACTGCGCGCTGGCCGAGGATGGGGTGAGCGCGCTCGAGCACGCCCGCACCCATCCGCCCGACATCATCGTCTCGGACGTGAGCATGGAGGGAATGGACGGATACGAGCTGTGCCGCCGGGTGCGCGCCGAGGCCCCGCTGCGCGAGGTGCCCTTCCTGTTCCTCAGCGGACATGAGCCCCGCCCGGATACCCCCGAGAGCGACCTGCCCTACCTCGTCAAACCGGTGGAGCCCTCGCGGTTGATCGCGCGCCTGCACGAGCTCGTCACCACCTCACGCCCCGTCCCCGCGCAGACCGGGAGTTGA
- a CDS encoding sigma-54-dependent Fis family transcriptional regulator produces the protein MAAKLELDLREILTFEPGGGLIHFAGQRVLLWDPVAMGLLRKELIDTLGMTAARGLLTRMGYAHGWRTAETMKDALPWADEAQWRRAGGRLHTLQGQVVLEPVERREEDGPAPFAEALWHDSYEAEQHLLHLGTAEEPVCWSLTGFASGYMSYCNGKPIYCLETRCVGRGDPVCQIIGKPEEEWSEPCREALRFYETRCMEGALAQVTDALKQAERKLRAKRQTLARVSGVKEDPAGMVARTQAMKQVLDLARRAARVDSTVLITGESGVGKERIARLIHEESGRAHKAFVAVNCAAVTESLLESELFGHARGAFTGATHDRPGLFEAAHGGTLFLDEVGEVPAAMQAKLLRALQEREVRRVGENTSRKVDVRVVAATNRLLPTEVAAARFRQDLYYRLRVIELKVPPLRERRDDILPLARMLLAEATERLGRRVQGLSPEAAEQLLRYEWPGNVRELSNALERAVALCEGSRVEKDDLPEEVRVAPPTFLPGDSPRTLEAMEREYVLAVLARNGGNRARTAEQLDIGIATLYRKLKQYGEPETAH, from the coding sequence GTGGCGGCGAAGCTGGAATTGGATCTAAGGGAGATTTTGACCTTCGAGCCGGGGGGAGGGCTCATCCACTTCGCGGGCCAGCGGGTGCTGCTGTGGGATCCCGTGGCGATGGGGCTGCTGCGCAAGGAGCTCATCGACACGCTGGGCATGACGGCGGCGCGCGGGCTGCTCACGCGCATGGGCTACGCCCACGGCTGGCGCACGGCGGAGACGATGAAGGACGCGCTGCCCTGGGCGGACGAGGCGCAATGGCGCCGGGCGGGAGGACGGCTCCACACGCTGCAGGGACAGGTGGTGCTCGAGCCGGTGGAGCGCCGCGAGGAGGACGGCCCCGCCCCGTTCGCGGAGGCCCTGTGGCACGACTCGTACGAGGCCGAGCAGCACCTGTTGCACCTGGGCACGGCGGAGGAGCCGGTGTGCTGGTCGCTCACGGGCTTCGCCAGCGGCTACATGAGCTACTGCAACGGCAAGCCCATCTACTGCCTGGAGACGCGCTGCGTGGGCCGGGGCGACCCCGTCTGCCAGATCATCGGCAAGCCCGAGGAGGAGTGGAGCGAGCCATGCCGCGAGGCGCTGCGCTTCTATGAGACGCGGTGCATGGAAGGAGCGCTCGCGCAGGTGACGGACGCGCTCAAGCAGGCCGAGCGCAAGCTGCGCGCCAAGCGGCAGACGCTCGCGCGGGTGTCCGGCGTGAAGGAGGATCCGGCCGGCATGGTGGCGCGCACCCAGGCCATGAAGCAGGTGCTCGACCTGGCGCGCCGGGCGGCGCGGGTGGACTCCACGGTGCTCATCACCGGGGAGAGCGGCGTGGGCAAGGAGCGCATCGCGCGGCTCATCCACGAGGAGTCGGGCCGGGCGCACAAGGCCTTCGTGGCGGTCAACTGCGCGGCGGTGACGGAGAGCCTGCTGGAGAGCGAGCTGTTCGGCCACGCGCGCGGCGCCTTCACGGGAGCCACGCATGACCGGCCGGGCCTCTTCGAGGCGGCGCACGGCGGCACGCTCTTCCTGGACGAGGTGGGCGAGGTGCCCGCGGCGATGCAGGCCAAGCTGCTGCGCGCCCTCCAGGAGCGCGAGGTGCGGCGCGTGGGGGAGAACACGAGCCGCAAGGTGGACGTGCGCGTGGTGGCGGCCACCAACCGCCTGTTGCCCACGGAGGTGGCGGCGGCGCGCTTCCGGCAGGACCTGTACTACCGCCTGCGCGTCATCGAGCTGAAGGTCCCCCCGCTGCGCGAGCGCCGGGACGACATCCTGCCCCTGGCGCGCATGCTCCTGGCGGAGGCCACGGAGCGGCTGGGGCGCCGGGTGCAGGGGCTGTCACCGGAAGCGGCCGAGCAGCTGCTGCGCTACGAGTGGCCGGGCAACGTGCGCGAGCTGTCCAACGCGCTCGAGCGCGCCGTGGCGCTGTGCGAGGGCAGCCGGGTGGAGAAGGACGACCTGCCCGAGGAGGTGCGCGTGGCGCCGCCGACCTTCCTCCCGGGAGACAGCCCCCGCACGCTGGAGGCCATGGAGCGCGAATACGTGCTCGCGGTGCTGGCGCGCAACGGAGGCAACCGGGCGCGCACCGCCGAGCAGCTCGACATCGGCATCGCCACGCTCTACCGCAAGCTCAAGCAGTACGGCGAGCCCGAGACCGCCCACTGA
- a CDS encoding YceI family protein codes for MKLFLKSALAAAVLAAPSFAFATEFEIDPAHSAASFSVRHMMVTNVRGAFSKVSGTVNVDDKDVTKSTVEATIDATTINTNEPKRDEHLKSADFFDTGKFPTITFKSTKVAKAGKGFKVTGDLTMHGVTKPVVLDVTEGLTPEAKDPWGNTKRGATATTKVNRKDFGLAWNKALETGGVAVGEEVTITLDLELTKKQAAAVAEPAKK; via the coding sequence ATGAAGCTGTTCCTCAAGTCCGCCCTCGCCGCCGCCGTCCTCGCCGCCCCCTCGTTCGCCTTCGCCACCGAGTTCGAGATCGACCCGGCCCACTCCGCCGCGAGCTTCTCCGTGCGGCACATGATGGTGACCAACGTGCGCGGTGCCTTCTCCAAGGTGTCCGGTACCGTCAACGTCGACGACAAGGACGTCACCAAGTCCACCGTGGAGGCCACCATCGACGCCACCACCATCAACACCAACGAGCCCAAGCGCGATGAGCACCTGAAGAGCGCGGACTTCTTCGACACCGGGAAGTTCCCCACCATCACCTTCAAGTCGACCAAGGTGGCCAAGGCGGGCAAGGGCTTCAAGGTGACGGGCGACCTCACCATGCACGGCGTGACCAAGCCGGTGGTGCTGGACGTGACGGAGGGGCTCACCCCCGAGGCGAAGGATCCCTGGGGCAACACCAAGCGCGGCGCCACGGCTACCACGAAGGTCAACCGCAAGGACTTCGGGCTGGCCTGGAACAAGGCGCTCGAGACCGGCGGCGTGGCCGTGGGTGAGGAAGTGACGATCACCCTGGACCTGGAGCTCACCAAGAAGCAGGCCGCCGCGGTCGCCGAGCCCGCCAAGAAGTAG
- the pruA gene encoding L-glutamate gamma-semialdehyde dehydrogenase: MINAYVRVPPPQNEPILAHAPGSPERASLQAALERMASERIDIPILIGGKHVRSHKTDTVRMPHRHSHVLATVNEADASHVQQAIQVALEAKDEWARMPFAERAAIFLRAAELLATKYRPLLNASTMLGQSKTAHQAEIDAACEAIDFLRYNVHFAQQILSEQPVSSAQTWNMLDYRPLDGFVFAVAPFNFTSIAMNLSVAPALMGNVVLFKPSTTAALSNWYMMELLREAGLPDGVINMLPGDGPTVGNPALASPHLGGIHFTGSTPTFQGMWRTVGENIARYKQYPRLVGETGGKDFIFAHASAADDLDALATAIVRGGYEYQGQKCSAASRVYVPESLWPRLKPRLQEMIAELRMGDITDFRNFMGAVIDEKSFKRTSSYIEMAKHGGSEAAILAGGETDRSEGWFVRPTLVQVTNPRHRILQEEIFAPVVGLYVYPDAQFEEALRECDECATYALTGAVFARDRKAISRMMHALRHTAGNFYINDKPTGAVVGQQPFGGSRASGTNDKAGSLLNLVRWTSPRTIKENFVPPTRVPYPYMGE, translated from the coding sequence GTGATCAACGCCTACGTCCGCGTCCCCCCGCCGCAGAACGAGCCCATCCTCGCCCACGCTCCGGGCAGTCCCGAGCGGGCCTCGCTCCAGGCCGCGCTCGAGCGCATGGCCTCCGAGCGCATCGACATCCCCATCCTCATCGGCGGCAAGCACGTGCGCTCGCACAAGACGGACACCGTGCGCATGCCCCACCGGCACTCGCACGTGCTGGCCACCGTCAACGAGGCGGACGCCAGCCACGTCCAGCAGGCCATCCAGGTCGCCCTGGAGGCCAAGGACGAGTGGGCCCGCATGCCCTTCGCCGAGCGCGCCGCCATCTTCCTGCGCGCCGCGGAGCTGCTGGCCACGAAGTACCGCCCCCTCCTCAACGCCTCCACCATGCTCGGCCAGTCGAAGACGGCCCACCAGGCGGAGATCGACGCCGCGTGCGAGGCCATCGACTTCCTGCGCTACAACGTCCACTTCGCCCAGCAGATCCTCTCCGAGCAGCCGGTCAGCTCCGCGCAGACGTGGAACATGCTCGACTACCGTCCGCTGGACGGCTTCGTGTTCGCGGTGGCGCCGTTCAACTTCACCTCCATCGCCATGAACCTGAGCGTGGCGCCCGCCCTCATGGGCAACGTGGTGCTCTTCAAGCCCTCGACCACGGCGGCGCTCAGCAACTGGTACATGATGGAGCTCTTGCGCGAGGCGGGCCTGCCCGACGGCGTCATCAACATGCTGCCCGGCGACGGCCCCACCGTGGGCAACCCCGCGCTCGCGAGCCCCCACCTGGGCGGCATCCACTTCACTGGCTCCACGCCCACCTTCCAGGGCATGTGGCGCACGGTGGGCGAGAACATCGCCCGCTACAAGCAGTACCCCCGGCTGGTGGGCGAGACGGGCGGCAAGGACTTCATCTTCGCGCATGCCTCCGCGGCGGATGACCTGGACGCGCTCGCCACGGCCATCGTGCGCGGGGGCTACGAGTACCAGGGCCAGAAGTGCTCGGCCGCCTCGCGCGTCTACGTGCCCGAGTCCCTCTGGCCCCGGCTCAAGCCCCGGCTCCAGGAGATGATCGCCGAGCTGCGCATGGGCGACATCACCGACTTCCGCAACTTCATGGGCGCGGTCATCGACGAGAAGTCCTTCAAGCGGACGTCCTCGTACATCGAGATGGCGAAGCATGGCGGCTCCGAGGCGGCCATCCTCGCGGGCGGCGAGACGGACCGGAGCGAGGGCTGGTTCGTGCGGCCCACGCTGGTGCAGGTGACCAACCCCCGCCACCGCATCCTCCAGGAGGAGATCTTCGCGCCGGTGGTGGGCCTGTACGTGTACCCGGACGCCCAGTTCGAGGAGGCCCTGCGCGAGTGCGACGAGTGCGCCACCTACGCGCTCACCGGCGCGGTGTTCGCGCGCGACCGCAAGGCCATCAGCCGGATGATGCACGCGCTGCGGCACACGGCGGGCAACTTCTACATCAACGACAAGCCCACGGGCGCGGTGGTGGGCCAGCAGCCGTTCGGCGGCTCGCGGGCCTCGGGCACCAATGACAAGGCGGGCTCCCTGCTCAACCTGGTGCGCTGGACGTCTCCGCGCACCATCAAGGAGAACTTCGTCCCGCCCACCCGGGTGCCCTACCCCTACATGGGGGAGTAG
- a CDS encoding NAD(P)/FAD-dependent oxidoreductase, protein MTDVAIVGGGPAGLAVAIHAARQGLVTRLFERQGLPRDKACGEGLLPAGLRELEALGARAHLTSADCAPIEGIRYLQEDGTSVEGRLPMPGGLGIRRLALERVLERVAREAGVELREHCQVTGVERTRDHVRLTLADGERVEARLLVAADGLASPLRRAQGLEVAPGASAPKRFGLRQHFRLEPWTRFVEVHFAPGVEAYVTPTGDERVGVAFLWEDGGLEGRVGIPEMLRRFPALEARLAGAPPDSSPRGAGPLLQTVRARALDRFVLVGDAAGYVDAITGEGLTLAFRSAAELGRRLPEVLARGATRESFRAYERAVRPHYQRYVVFTRMLLTLARRPWLRARILRRLARHPALFEALVNQVIEP, encoded by the coding sequence ATGACGGATGTGGCCATCGTCGGAGGAGGGCCCGCGGGACTCGCGGTGGCCATCCACGCCGCGCGCCAGGGACTCGTCACGCGCCTCTTCGAGCGCCAGGGCCTGCCCCGGGACAAGGCGTGTGGAGAGGGACTGCTGCCCGCGGGCCTCAGGGAACTCGAGGCGCTCGGGGCGCGCGCGCACCTCACGTCGGCGGATTGCGCGCCCATCGAGGGCATCCGCTACCTCCAGGAGGATGGCACCTCGGTGGAGGGCCGGCTGCCCATGCCCGGAGGCCTTGGCATCCGCCGGCTCGCGCTGGAGCGGGTGTTGGAGCGCGTGGCGCGGGAAGCGGGCGTGGAGCTGCGCGAACACTGTCAGGTGACGGGCGTCGAGCGGACGCGCGATCACGTCCGGCTGACGCTGGCCGATGGCGAGCGGGTGGAGGCGCGGCTGCTGGTGGCCGCGGACGGGCTCGCCTCGCCGCTGCGGCGCGCCCAGGGGCTGGAGGTGGCGCCAGGGGCCTCGGCACCGAAGCGCTTCGGGCTGCGCCAGCACTTCCGCCTGGAGCCCTGGACGCGGTTCGTGGAAGTCCACTTCGCCCCCGGCGTGGAGGCCTACGTCACGCCCACCGGCGACGAGCGCGTGGGCGTGGCCTTCCTCTGGGAGGACGGAGGGCTGGAAGGCCGCGTCGGCATCCCGGAGATGCTGCGCCGCTTCCCCGCCCTGGAGGCCCGGCTCGCGGGAGCGCCCCCGGACTCCTCACCCCGGGGGGCGGGCCCACTCCTCCAGACGGTGCGCGCCCGGGCCCTGGACCGCTTCGTCCTGGTGGGTGACGCCGCCGGGTACGTGGATGCCATCACCGGCGAGGGGCTGACGCTCGCGTTCCGCTCGGCGGCCGAGCTGGGGCGGCGGCTGCCCGAGGTGCTCGCGCGCGGAGCGACCCGGGAGTCCTTCCGGGCCTACGAGCGCGCCGTGCGGCCTCACTACCAGCGCTACGTCGTCTTCACCCGGATGCTGCTCACCCTGGCGCGCCGGCCCTGGCTGCGCGCCCGGATCCTTCGCAGGCTGGCCCGCCATCCCGCGCTGTTCGAGGCCCTGGTGAACCAGGTCATCGAGCCGTGA
- a CDS encoding S1 family peptidase codes for MRHSRLAGVLALGMLAACSPTREEDPVSRMDAAREDSTQRDFRALRDATVTLYPGHCAGVVVADGRHALTAAHCIDGVPGERQPVLLRDGKLLGGEVKVVDTRRDMAVIRLDTVAPVHPLVVATTPPSPGTELLFAGRNDRPGEPQEVELRRLGRCPSLPSVPQALFTSLHGAKGDSGAPVVDRRLRVVGLVHGGAACSIAAPTAEVSPLLDMLVAEVARPDEQLGVGGAGNVGHP; via the coding sequence ATGAGGCACTCGAGACTGGCCGGCGTCCTGGCGCTGGGGATGCTGGCGGCATGTTCCCCCACTCGGGAAGAGGATCCGGTGTCCCGGATGGACGCGGCCCGGGAGGACTCCACCCAGCGGGACTTCCGCGCCCTGAGGGACGCCACCGTGACGCTCTACCCCGGCCACTGCGCGGGCGTGGTCGTGGCCGATGGCCGTCACGCGCTCACCGCCGCGCATTGCATCGATGGCGTCCCGGGCGAGCGCCAACCCGTGCTCCTGCGCGACGGAAAGCTGCTCGGGGGCGAAGTGAAGGTCGTGGACACCCGGAGGGACATGGCCGTCATCCGCCTGGACACGGTGGCGCCCGTGCACCCCCTGGTGGTGGCCACCACGCCCCCCTCGCCGGGAACGGAACTCCTCTTCGCCGGCCGCAATGATCGCCCGGGCGAACCCCAGGAGGTGGAGCTGCGCCGGCTCGGACGCTGTCCCTCGCTGCCCAGCGTGCCCCAGGCGCTCTTCACCAGCCTGCACGGCGCGAAGGGCGACTCCGGCGCCCCGGTGGTGGACCGACGGCTCCGGGTGGTGGGCCTCGTCCATGGAGGCGCGGCATGCAGCATCGCGGCCCCCACCGCCGAGGTGTCTCCCCTGCTGGACATGCTCGTCGCGGAGGTGGCCCGGCCCGACGAACAGCTGGGCGTGGGCGGCGCGGGAAACGTCGGCCACCCGTGA
- a CDS encoding isoprenylcysteine carboxyl methyltransferase family protein produces the protein MDISHSARAYLLFLGFIGVERLFELVLSARNARRALAAGGREVGQGHYRVMTLLHTAFLGSCVAEVLVLHRAFPGLLGWVALGGAVLAQFLRYWAISTLGERWNTRILFIPGARPVTSGPYRFVRHPNYVAVILEMVCIPLIHGGYLTALVFSVANAALLVVRIRAEEAALGAEYQRAFGARPRFIPGAAHEH, from the coding sequence ATGGACATCTCCCATTCAGCACGGGCCTATCTGCTCTTCCTGGGTTTCATCGGGGTGGAACGGCTGTTCGAGCTCGTCCTCTCCGCGCGAAACGCCCGCCGGGCCCTGGCCGCGGGTGGGCGGGAGGTGGGCCAGGGGCACTACCGGGTGATGACGCTGCTGCACACGGCCTTCCTGGGGTCGTGTGTGGCCGAGGTGCTCGTCCTCCACCGCGCTTTTCCCGGGCTACTGGGTTGGGTGGCCCTGGGCGGGGCGGTGCTGGCGCAGTTCCTGCGCTACTGGGCCATCTCCACGCTGGGGGAGCGGTGGAACACGCGCATCCTCTTCATCCCCGGAGCGCGTCCAGTCACATCCGGCCCCTACCGCTTCGTGCGCCATCCCAACTACGTCGCCGTCATCCTGGAGATGGTGTGCATTCCGCTCATCCACGGTGGCTACCTGACGGCGCTCGTGTTCAGCGTGGCCAACGCGGCGCTGCTCGTCGTGCGCATCCGGGCCGAGGAAGCGGCGCTCGGCGCCGAGTACCAGCGTGCCTTCGGGGCCCGTCCCCGCTTCATTCCCGGCGCCGCCCATGAGCACTGA
- a CDS encoding pectin acetylesterase-family hydrolase: MRGRVETRSAWAVFAALVTALGVGCGDNAPPVATTPGNWGWVPVPESTCDEGTPTGLGSNLAEGGGKNLVIYFSGGGACWDATTCLVSNRSLHGPFTETLFNAFKDNTLKGSILDRGLANNPYKDWNLFFLPYCTGDLHIGDADQVYTTGSTTKTIRHRGRANTEAFLARIAATVPEPEQVLVTGSSAGGFGAALNYTLVRSTFPHAKVFLVDDAGPLFNNDALAPALRTAWAKAWNYDAVIDSIDPAVKDDFSALYPALARKYPNDRMALLSSLRDKTIRGYFELTPDAFETALRDLDTTVLAPLPNTRSFITSGEGHTLLSRPAGQNSGGMTLLDWLQRMHTASDDAWTSVRP; this comes from the coding sequence ATGCGTGGCCGAGTCGAGACACGGAGTGCGTGGGCGGTGTTCGCCGCCCTGGTGACGGCGTTGGGGGTGGGCTGTGGGGACAACGCGCCTCCCGTGGCCACGACGCCCGGGAACTGGGGTTGGGTCCCCGTCCCCGAGTCCACTTGCGACGAGGGCACGCCCACGGGGTTGGGCAGCAACCTCGCGGAGGGCGGCGGCAAGAACCTGGTGATCTACTTCAGCGGTGGTGGGGCGTGCTGGGATGCCACCACGTGCCTGGTGTCCAACCGCTCGTTGCATGGCCCGTTCACGGAGACGCTCTTCAACGCCTTCAAGGACAACACCTTGAAAGGCTCCATCCTGGACCGGGGGCTCGCGAACAACCCGTACAAGGACTGGAACCTCTTCTTCCTCCCGTACTGCACGGGAGATCTGCACATCGGTGACGCGGACCAGGTCTACACGACGGGCTCCACGACCAAGACGATCCGCCACCGGGGCCGGGCGAACACCGAGGCGTTCCTCGCGCGCATCGCCGCCACGGTGCCCGAGCCCGAGCAGGTGCTCGTCACGGGGTCGAGCGCGGGCGGTTTCGGCGCGGCGCTCAACTACACGCTCGTGCGTTCGACCTTCCCCCACGCCAAGGTCTTCCTCGTGGACGACGCCGGTCCGCTGTTCAACAACGACGCCCTGGCGCCGGCGCTCCGCACCGCCTGGGCCAAGGCCTGGAACTACGATGCCGTGATCGACAGCATCGACCCCGCGGTGAAGGATGACTTCTCGGCGCTCTACCCGGCGCTCGCGCGCAAGTACCCGAATGACCGGATGGCGCTCCTGTCCTCGCTGCGGGACAAGACCATCCGCGGCTACTTCGAGCTGACTCCGGACGCGTTCGAGACCGCGCTGCGTGACCTCGACACCACGGTGCTCGCGCCGCTGCCGAATACGCGCTCCTTCATCACCTCGGGCGAGGGCCATACCCTGCTGTCCCGGCCCGCTGGGCAGAACTCCGGGGGCATGACGCTCCTGGATTGGCTCCAGCGGATGCACACCGCGAGCGACGACGCCTGGACGTCGGTGCGGCCCTAG
- a CDS encoding acetyl-CoA C-acetyltransferase produces MKSVSKSEEIYFLSGKRTPFGTYGGALKDVSATDLAVESARAALAQAKVAPELIQHVIYGNVVQTSADAIYLPRHVGLRTGVPVPVPALGVNRLCGSGFQAFINAAELMLTEQADCVLAGGTESMSQAPHVIRGARFGIPLGKGGMEDMLWSALTDSYTGQPMALTAEQLAVDYALGQDVVDEYAVLTQKRFAAAQESGRFDQEISPVTLKGKKGDTVFSRDEHNRPETTVEGLKKLPKVFKKDGVVHAGAASGICDGAGSMVMATRSFVEKHGLQPIARLVNWGVSGCDPKVMGIGPAPAIRQLLARAQCKLEDVELFEVNEAFAPQYLAVEKELGLPRERTNVNGGAIAVGHPLGASGARITMTLAYELKRRGARYGIGSACIGGGQGIALLIEAL; encoded by the coding sequence ATGAAGAGCGTGTCCAAGAGCGAAGAGATCTACTTCCTGTCCGGCAAGCGGACACCCTTCGGGACCTATGGCGGCGCGCTGAAGGACGTGAGCGCCACGGACCTGGCCGTCGAGTCGGCCCGGGCCGCGCTCGCGCAGGCGAAGGTGGCTCCGGAGCTCATCCAGCACGTCATCTACGGCAACGTGGTGCAGACGAGCGCGGACGCCATCTACCTGCCCCGGCACGTGGGGCTGCGCACGGGCGTGCCGGTGCCGGTGCCCGCGCTAGGCGTCAACCGGCTGTGCGGCTCGGGCTTCCAGGCCTTCATCAACGCCGCGGAGCTGATGCTCACCGAGCAGGCGGACTGCGTGCTCGCGGGCGGCACCGAGTCCATGAGCCAGGCGCCCCACGTCATCCGCGGGGCGCGCTTCGGCATTCCGCTGGGCAAGGGGGGCATGGAGGACATGCTCTGGAGCGCCCTCACCGACAGCTACACCGGCCAGCCCATGGCGCTCACCGCCGAGCAGCTCGCGGTGGACTACGCGCTCGGCCAGGACGTGGTGGACGAGTACGCGGTGCTCACCCAGAAGCGCTTCGCCGCCGCGCAGGAGTCCGGCCGTTTCGATCAGGAGATCTCCCCCGTCACGCTCAAGGGCAAGAAGGGCGACACGGTCTTCTCCCGCGACGAGCACAACCGTCCGGAGACCACGGTGGAGGGGCTCAAGAAGCTGCCCAAGGTGTTCAAGAAGGACGGCGTGGTGCACGCGGGCGCGGCCAGCGGCATCTGTGACGGCGCGGGGTCCATGGTGATGGCCACCCGCTCCTTCGTGGAGAAGCATGGCCTCCAGCCCATCGCCCGGCTGGTCAACTGGGGCGTGTCCGGGTGCGATCCCAAGGTGATGGGCATCGGCCCCGCGCCCGCCATCCGCCAGCTGCTCGCCCGCGCCCAGTGCAAGCTCGAGGACGTGGAGCTCTTCGAGGTGAACGAGGCCTTCGCGCCGCAGTACCTCGCGGTGGAGAAGGAGCTGGGGCTGCCGCGCGAGCGCACCAACGTCAACGGGGGCGCCATCGCCGTGGGCCATCCGCTGGGGGCCTCCGGCGCGCGCATCACCATGACGCTCGCCTACGAGCTCAAGCGCCGGGGCGCCCGTTACGGCATTGGCTCGGCGTGCATCGGCGGCGGCCAGGGCATCGCGCTTCTCATCGAGGCGCTCTGA